A window of the Streptomyces sp. NBC_00250 genome harbors these coding sequences:
- a CDS encoding CBS domain-containing protein, giving the protein MKHMKIGGLMTDDVVSAVPATSFKEVAKLLAEHDITGVPVVDDDDHVVGVVSESDLLARDELTARGLMTRPAITVHAEETVADAARLMVRRGVERLPVVDEEERLVGIVTRRDLLCVYLRPDAEVRDGIREDVLAEVMNLPGNAVDVHVLDGVVTLAGRVRRRSQALMLVRLAESVDGVVAVVDRLTFHEDDTPPAAPARTPHPVIW; this is encoded by the coding sequence ATGAAGCACATGAAGATCGGCGGTCTCATGACCGACGACGTGGTCTCCGCCGTCCCCGCGACCTCGTTCAAGGAAGTGGCGAAGCTGCTCGCCGAACACGACATCACCGGGGTCCCGGTGGTGGACGACGACGACCACGTCGTCGGAGTCGTCTCCGAGAGCGATCTCCTGGCCCGCGACGAGCTGACGGCCCGGGGCCTGATGACCCGGCCGGCCATCACGGTTCACGCCGAGGAGACGGTGGCGGACGCGGCACGGCTGATGGTGCGTCGCGGCGTCGAGCGCCTCCCGGTGGTCGACGAGGAAGAGCGTCTGGTGGGCATCGTGACCCGCCGCGATCTGCTGTGCGTCTATCTCCGCCCGGACGCGGAGGTACGCGACGGCATCCGTGAGGACGTCCTCGCGGAGGTCATGAACCTGCCCGGGAACGCGGTGGACGTGCACGTCCTCGACGGTGTGGTGACGCTCGCAGGTCGTGTCCGGCGGCGAAGCCAGGCATTGATGCTCGTCCGACTCGCCGAGAGCGTGGACGGTGTCGTCGCCGTCGTGGACCGGCTGACCTTCCACGAGGACGACACGCCCCCCGCAGCCCCGGCCCGCACTCCCCATCCGGTCATCTGGTGA
- a CDS encoding zinc-dependent alcohol dehydrogenase family protein: MKAAVFHGPGSVAWQDVPDPGIKDPGDAIVRVDAVTICGTDLHILKGDVPEVTPGRVLGHEAVGTVVETGRDVRTVRPGDRVLISCISACGRCRFCREGRYGQCRGGGGWVLGHTIDGTQAEYVRVPFADLSVHPLPNSVDSFDAVLLADIFPTSYEVGVLNGGVRPADTVVVVGAGPIGLAAIATAGFYSPGRIVAVDLAESRLAAARKLGADATATADEGPEQLVADLTDGLGADVVMEAVGVPESFEMCTRMVRPGGRVANIGVHGKPAALHLEDLWIKDVTITTGLVDTSSTPMLLRMMAAGRLPAAELVTHRFALDQMEEAYDVFGRAADTGAIKVALGGPQHTAVQMPDTPAAG, from the coding sequence ATGAAGGCAGCCGTCTTCCACGGCCCGGGCAGTGTCGCCTGGCAGGACGTACCGGACCCCGGCATCAAGGACCCCGGCGATGCGATCGTTCGGGTCGACGCCGTCACCATCTGCGGCACGGACCTGCACATCCTCAAGGGGGACGTGCCGGAGGTGACGCCCGGCCGGGTCCTCGGTCACGAGGCGGTGGGCACGGTCGTCGAGACAGGCCGGGACGTGCGTACCGTGCGCCCCGGGGACCGCGTCCTGATCTCCTGCATCTCGGCCTGCGGCCGGTGCCGCTTCTGCCGCGAGGGCCGCTACGGACAGTGCCGTGGTGGGGGAGGCTGGGTCCTCGGCCACACCATCGACGGCACACAGGCGGAGTACGTCCGGGTGCCGTTCGCCGATCTGTCCGTCCACCCGCTGCCGAACTCGGTCGACAGCTTCGACGCCGTCCTGCTCGCCGACATCTTCCCCACCTCCTACGAGGTGGGCGTCCTGAACGGCGGCGTCCGGCCGGCCGACACGGTCGTCGTGGTCGGTGCCGGTCCCATCGGTCTCGCCGCCATCGCCACGGCAGGCTTCTACAGCCCCGGACGGATCGTCGCCGTCGACCTCGCGGAGTCCCGGCTGGCCGCCGCCCGCAAGCTCGGCGCCGACGCCACCGCGACGGCCGACGAAGGTCCGGAGCAGCTCGTCGCGGATCTCACCGACGGCCTGGGTGCCGATGTCGTGATGGAGGCGGTGGGCGTCCCCGAGTCCTTCGAGATGTGCACGCGCATGGTCCGTCCCGGCGGGCGGGTCGCCAACATCGGCGTCCACGGCAAGCCGGCGGCCCTCCACCTCGAAGACCTGTGGATCAAGGACGTCACGATCACCACCGGCCTGGTCGACACCTCCTCCACCCCCATGCTGTTGCGCATGATGGCGGCCGGACGGCTGCCCGCGGCGGAACTGGTCACCCACCGCTTCGCACTCGACCAGATGGAGGAGGCCTACGATGTGTTCGGCCGCGCGGCCGACACCGGCGCCATCAAGGTCGCGCTCGGCGGCCCGCAGCACACGGCCGTGCAGATGCCCGACACTCCGGCCGCCGGATGA
- a CDS encoding Acg family FMN-binding oxidoreductase — translation MSTTALTRPLVTSLIEDAVKAPSMHNAQPWRFVHPTGSGVIELHGDPLRRMPQEDPDHRALHLGCGAALFGLRVAAAHRGRHAVVRLLPRPEDPWHFADVELHGPDDTDGGLTALHAALPRRHTSRFPFTEERIPSELIDGLRAAALLEGCRLVVPGAWHTDTVLGIVHESERLEAADEAVRAEIAAWTRTGTSGEGSATEGIPSYAFGPRQYDVTSPIRDFDSPRHVPERATARFEKEPQIALLSTAEDTPRQWLTAGQGLQRVLLQATLDGLSTSLMSQPLEWPELRSVARDPESATGFVHMVIRLGYGPKGRSTPRRPVSEVLTFD, via the coding sequence GTGTCTACCACCGCTCTGACCCGACCGCTCGTGACGTCACTGATCGAAGATGCCGTCAAAGCTCCCTCGATGCACAACGCGCAGCCCTGGAGGTTCGTCCACCCGACGGGCTCCGGTGTCATCGAGCTGCACGGCGACCCGCTGCGCCGCATGCCCCAGGAGGACCCCGACCACCGTGCTCTCCATCTCGGCTGCGGCGCCGCCCTGTTCGGCCTGAGGGTCGCCGCCGCGCACCGGGGCCGGCACGCCGTCGTCCGACTCCTGCCCCGACCCGAGGACCCATGGCACTTCGCCGACGTGGAACTCCACGGCCCCGACGACACCGACGGCGGCCTCACCGCGCTCCACGCCGCCTTGCCTCGGCGCCACACCAGCCGTTTCCCCTTCACCGAGGAGCGGATCCCCTCCGAGCTGATCGACGGTCTGCGCGCCGCGGCCCTCCTGGAGGGCTGCCGGCTGGTCGTCCCGGGGGCCTGGCACACCGACACCGTGCTCGGGATCGTCCACGAATCCGAGCGGTTGGAGGCCGCCGACGAGGCGGTTCGCGCGGAGATCGCCGCCTGGACCCGCACGGGTACCTCCGGCGAGGGCTCCGCGACCGAGGGCATCCCCTCGTACGCCTTCGGGCCGCGGCAGTACGACGTCACCTCGCCGATCCGCGACTTCGACTCACCTCGGCACGTGCCGGAGCGGGCCACGGCGCGCTTCGAGAAGGAGCCCCAGATCGCCCTCCTCAGCACGGCCGAGGACACTCCTCGGCAGTGGCTGACGGCCGGCCAGGGGCTGCAACGGGTTCTGCTCCAGGCCACCCTCGACGGACTGTCGACCTCCCTCATGTCCCAGCCCCTGGAGTGGCCCGAACTCCGCTCCGTCGCACGCGATCCGGAGTCCGCGACCGGTTTCGTCCACATGGTCATCCGCCTCGGTTACGGCCCGAAGGGGCGGTCCACACCACGTCGGCCGGTCTCCGAGGTGCTCACCTTCGACTGA
- a CDS encoding MBL fold metallo-hydrolase gives MSEAAPNPAPTRSRPALLSFLGGVGTVTGSKFLIESDHARILLDCGLFQGFADLRRRNWERFARDAADIHAVVVTHAHLDHCGYLPRLVRQGFRGPILSSAHTARLAGIVLRDSARLQVEAARHANEHGWSRHRPAKPLYDDSDVEKTLAFFDRIAVGEDVEIMAGTRLRLHRGGHILGSAWAHLTLEDGHTLAASGDLGRPGHPLLLPPEPFSGADVLLMESTYGDRRHDQESARSEFAAVIERTVTRGGTVVIPSFAIDRTEVVLHELTRLRTTGVLPRSVPVYVDSPMALAALDVYQDAVAERSAELRPEILAQGAAALSPEPFQAARTVQESIDINNTHGPAVIVSSAGMATGGRVLHHLHRILPDPRNAVVVIGFAAAGTRARDLVDGTRVLKMFGEYVPVRAEVADVPHFSAHADAGQIVDWLRGAPPPHTTYLVHGEPAASEALRDRIDHELGWTAVVPRSGEAVLVR, from the coding sequence ATGTCCGAGGCAGCCCCGAACCCAGCCCCCACCCGCTCGCGACCTGCTCTGCTGAGTTTTCTGGGCGGTGTGGGCACGGTCACCGGCAGCAAGTTCCTCATCGAGAGCGACCACGCGCGGATCCTCCTCGACTGCGGTCTGTTCCAGGGCTTCGCGGACCTGCGGCGCCGCAACTGGGAGCGGTTCGCCCGCGACGCCGCCGACATTCACGCCGTGGTCGTCACCCACGCTCACCTGGACCACTGCGGCTACCTGCCCCGCCTGGTCCGGCAGGGCTTCCGGGGACCGATCCTGTCCAGCGCACACACCGCCCGGCTCGCCGGGATCGTGCTCCGCGACAGCGCACGGCTCCAGGTGGAGGCCGCCCGGCACGCCAACGAGCACGGCTGGTCGCGGCACCGCCCGGCCAAGCCTCTGTACGACGACTCCGACGTGGAGAAGACGCTGGCGTTCTTCGACCGGATCGCCGTGGGCGAGGACGTGGAGATCATGGCCGGCACCCGGTTGAGGCTCCACCGCGGCGGGCACATCCTCGGGTCGGCGTGGGCGCACCTGACCTTGGAGGACGGGCATACCCTGGCCGCCTCCGGGGACCTGGGCCGACCAGGGCACCCATTGCTGCTGCCCCCGGAGCCGTTCTCCGGCGCCGACGTGCTGCTCATGGAGTCCACGTACGGCGACCGACGGCACGACCAGGAGTCCGCCCGGTCAGAGTTCGCCGCCGTGATCGAGCGGACCGTGACCAGGGGCGGCACCGTCGTGATCCCTTCCTTCGCGATCGACCGCACCGAGGTCGTCCTGCACGAACTGACCCGGTTGCGCACGACCGGCGTCCTGCCCCGGTCGGTCCCCGTCTACGTGGACAGCCCCATGGCCCTGGCTGCCCTCGACGTCTACCAGGACGCGGTGGCCGAGCGTTCGGCGGAGCTGCGCCCGGAGATCCTGGCCCAAGGCGCAGCGGCTCTGAGTCCCGAACCGTTCCAGGCGGCGCGAACGGTGCAGGAGTCGATCGACATCAACAACACGCACGGCCCCGCCGTCATCGTCTCCTCGGCCGGCATGGCCACCGGCGGCCGCGTCCTGCACCACCTGCACCGGATCCTTCCCGACCCGCGCAACGCCGTGGTCGTGATCGGCTTCGCCGCGGCCGGCACCCGGGCGCGGGACCTGGTGGACGGGACGCGGGTGCTGAAGATGTTCGGCGAGTACGTGCCCGTACGGGCCGAGGTCGCCGACGTCCCGCATTTCTCGGCCCACGCCGACGCCGGCCAGATCGTCGACTGGCTGCGCGGCGCTCCTCCCCCGCACACCACCTACCTCGTGCACGGCGAACCGGCCGCCTCCGAGGCCCTGCGCGACCGCATCGACCACGAGCTGGGCTGGACGGCCGTCGTGCCCCGCTCCGGAGAAGCCGTCCTGGTCCGCTGA
- a CDS encoding CBS domain-containing protein, with the protein MTTRPFTVADVMTTKVVAVRPGAEFKEIVAAMERWKVTALPVVEGEGRVVGVVSEADLLLKEEFHDHRLGLIEQMRRLGATAKAGSRRAADLMTSPAITVAPDAALPQAARLMAAHGVKRLPVVDTHGTIRGIVSRSDLLKVFLRPDEGLAAEVRHDVVEHLFPASHHRIDVHVEEGVVTLSGRVRDSSLVPVAARLARAVEGVVDVRCELTADAEV; encoded by the coding sequence ATGACCACCCGGCCGTTCACCGTCGCCGATGTGATGACCACAAAGGTCGTCGCCGTGCGGCCCGGCGCGGAGTTCAAGGAGATCGTCGCCGCGATGGAGCGGTGGAAGGTGACGGCCCTACCGGTGGTCGAGGGCGAGGGCCGTGTCGTGGGAGTGGTCTCCGAGGCGGACCTGCTCCTCAAGGAGGAGTTCCACGACCACCGCCTCGGACTCATCGAGCAGATGAGGCGGCTCGGCGCGACGGCGAAGGCCGGCTCCCGACGGGCGGCGGATCTGATGACCTCGCCCGCGATCACCGTCGCCCCCGACGCCGCGCTGCCGCAGGCCGCCCGCCTGATGGCCGCCCACGGTGTGAAACGACTGCCGGTCGTCGACACACACGGCACGATCCGGGGGATCGTGAGCCGGTCCGACCTCCTGAAGGTGTTCCTCCGTCCGGACGAGGGCCTCGCGGCCGAGGTCCGCCACGACGTCGTCGAGCATCTGTTCCCCGCCTCTCACCACCGGATCGACGTCCATGTCGAGGAGGGCGTCGTGACCCTGTCCGGACGGGTCCGCGACAGTTCCCTGGTCCCCGTCGCGGCACGTCTGGCGCGAGCGGTCGAAGGCGTGGTGGACGTACGGTGCGAGCTCACCGCCGACGCCGAGGTGTAG